Proteins encoded together in one Chaetodon auriga isolate fChaAug3 chromosome 20, fChaAug3.hap1, whole genome shotgun sequence window:
- the LOC143339025 gene encoding transcription factor Sox-9-like, with the protein MNLLDPYLKMTEEQDKCLSDAPSPSMSEDSAGSPCPSGSGSDTENTRPSENGLLRADADFKKDEDDKFPACIRDAVSQVLKGYDWTLVPMPVRVNGSSKNKPHVKRPMNAFMVWAQAARRKLADQYPHLHNAELSKTLGKLWRLLNEGEKRPFVEEAERLRVQHKKDHPDYKYQPRRRKSVKNGQSESEDGSEQTHISPNAIFKALQQADSPASSMGEVHSPGEHSGSQGPPTPPTTPKTDVSSGKMDLKREGGLRSLPDGPGGRQLNIDFRDVDIGELSSDVISHIETFDVNEFDQYLPPNGHPGSASGPGNTTPVSYTGTYSISSGAPVSPQAGGVAAWMAKSQSQQGQQQHTLTTLGSSGSSEAAQAQHRTQIKTEQLSPSHYSEQQGSPQHVAYSPFNLQHYSPSSSYPAISRAQQYDYSDHQGGSTAAASYYSHAGAGQGSGLYSTFSYMSSPSQRPMYTPIADNTGVPSIPQSSPQHWEQAPVYTQLTRP; encoded by the exons ATGAATCTCCTCGACCCTTACCTGAAGATGACGGAGGAACAAGACAAGTGTCTCTCTGATGCCCCGAGCCCGAGCATGTCCGAGGACTCCGCGGGCTCTCCGTGCCCGTCCGGCTCGGGCTCCGACACCGAGAACACCCGGCCGTCGGAGAACGGGCTACTCAGGGCGGACGCAGACTTCAAGAAGGACGAGGACGATAAGTTTCCCGCTTGCATCCGTGACGCTGTGTCCCAGGTGCTCAAGGGCTACGACTGGACCCTCGTGCCTATGCCAGTGCGCGTTAACGGATCTTCTAAGAACAAGCCTCACGTCAAGAGACCGATGAATGCCTTCATGGTGTGGGCTCAGGCTGCGCGGAGGAAGCTGGCGGATCAGTACCCACACCTGCACAACGCGGAGCTCAGCAAAACTCTGGGGAAACTCTGGAG ACTTCTCAACGAAGGGGAGAAGCGGCCGTTTGTGGAGGAGGCTGAGCGGCTCCGTGTGCAGCACAAGAAGGATCACCCGGACTACAAATACCAGCCCCGACGGAGGAAGTCGGTGAAAAATGGACAGAGCGAGTCGGAGGACGGCAGCGAGCAGACGCACATTTCTCCTAACGCCATCTTCAAAGCTCTCCAGCAGGCGGACTCCCCGGCCTCCAGCATGGGAGAGGTACACTCCCCGGGTGAGCACTCAG GCTCCCAGGGCCCCCCTACCCCTCCCACCACCCCAAAGACTGATGTCAGCTCAGGCAAGATGGACCTAAAGCGTGAAGGTGGGCTCCGCTCCCTGCCCGATGGCCCCGGCGGGCGTCAGCTCAACATCGACTTCCGCGATGTGGACATCGGGGAGCTGAGCAGCGACGTCATCTCCCACATTGAGACCTTTGACGTCAACGAGTTCGACCAGTACCTCCCACCTAACGGGCATCCCGGCTCTGCCAGCGGCCCTGGCAACACCACCCCAGTCAGCTACACCGGCACCTACAGCATCAGCAGCGGCGCCCCTGTCAGCCCGCAGGCAGGAGGCGTTGCAGCGTGGATGGCTAAAAGCCAAAGCCAgcagggacagcagcagcacaccctGACCACCCTGGGGAGCAGCGGCAGCTCAGAGGCGGCTCAGGCCCAGCACAGGACCCAGATCAAGACGGAGCAGCTGAGCCCGAGCCACTACAGCGAGCAGCAGGGCTCCCCACAGCACGTCGCCTACAGCCCCTTCAACCTGCAGCACTacagcccctcctcctcctacccGGCCATCTCCAGGGCGCAGCAGTACGACTACTCCGACCACCAGGGGGGCAGCACCGCCGCTGCCTCCTACTACAGCCACGCGGGGGCGGGGCAGGGCTCGGGGCTGTACTCGACTTTCAGCTACATGAGCAGCCCCAGCCAGAGGCCCATGTACACGCCCATAGCCGACAACACGGGGGTGCCCTCCATCCCTCAGAGCAGCCCGCAGCACTGGGAGCAGGCTCCGGTTTACACCCAGCTCACCAGACCCTGA